One window from the genome of Lysobacter helvus encodes:
- a CDS encoding S-(hydroxymethyl)glutathione dehydrogenase/class III alcohol dehydrogenase — translation MKSRAAVAFAPGKPLQVVEIDVAPPRAGEVLVRITHTGVCHTDAFTLSGDDPEGLFPAVLGHEGGGIVVEVGEGVTSVAPGDHVIPLYTAECRKCKFCLSGKTNLCQAVRATQGKGVMPDGTSRFSYEGKPIHHYMGTSTFSEYTVVAEVSLAKIDPAAPLEQVCLLGCGVTTGLGAVHNTAKVQRGDNVAVFGLGGIGLAVIQGARQAGAARIIGIDTNPSKFALAQSMGATDCINPKDFDRPIQDVIVEMTDGGVEFSFECIGNVDVMRSALECCHKGWGESIIIGVAGAGQEIRTRPFQLVTGRVWRGSAFGGVKGRTQLPGMVQQAMRGEIQLDPFITHVLPLERINEAFDLMHEGKSIRTVIEF, via the coding sequence ATGAAATCCCGCGCCGCCGTCGCCTTCGCCCCCGGCAAGCCCTTGCAGGTCGTCGAAATCGACGTCGCACCGCCGCGCGCGGGCGAAGTGCTCGTGCGCATCACGCATACCGGCGTGTGCCACACCGATGCGTTCACGCTGAGCGGCGACGATCCCGAAGGCCTGTTCCCCGCGGTGCTCGGCCATGAAGGCGGCGGCATCGTCGTGGAAGTGGGCGAAGGCGTGACCAGCGTGGCGCCCGGCGACCACGTCATCCCGCTGTACACGGCGGAATGCCGGAAGTGCAAATTCTGTTTGTCCGGCAAGACCAACCTCTGCCAGGCCGTGCGCGCCACGCAAGGCAAGGGCGTGATGCCCGACGGCACGTCGCGTTTCAGCTACGAAGGCAAGCCGATCCACCACTACATGGGCACGAGCACCTTCAGCGAATACACCGTGGTCGCCGAAGTGTCGCTGGCGAAGATCGATCCCGCCGCGCCGCTGGAGCAGGTGTGCCTGCTCGGCTGCGGCGTCACCACGGGCCTCGGCGCCGTGCACAACACCGCGAAGGTGCAGCGCGGCGACAACGTCGCGGTGTTCGGCCTCGGCGGCATCGGCCTGGCGGTGATCCAGGGCGCGCGCCAGGCGGGCGCGGCGCGGATCATCGGCATCGACACCAATCCGTCGAAGTTCGCGCTCGCGCAATCGATGGGCGCCACCGATTGCATCAACCCGAAGGACTTCGATCGCCCGATCCAGGACGTGATCGTGGAGATGACCGACGGCGGCGTGGAGTTCAGCTTCGAATGCATCGGCAACGTCGATGTCATGCGCAGCGCGCTGGAGTGCTGCCACAAGGGCTGGGGCGAAAGCATCATCATCGGCGTGGCGGGCGCGGGGCAGGAAATCCGCACGCGGCCATTCCAGCTGGTCACCGGGCGCGTGTGGCGCGGCTCGGCGTTCGGCGGCGTCAAGGGCCGCACGCAATTGCCCGGCATGGTGCAACAGGCGATGCGCGGCGAGATCCAGCTCGATCCCTTCATCACGCACGTGTTGCCGCTGGAGCGCATCAACGAAGCGTTCGATTTGATGCACGAAGGCAAGTCCATCCGCACAGTGATCGAATTCTGA
- the fghA gene encoding S-formylglutathione hydrolase — translation MRRLESHACFGGTQEVWAHDATSTACEMRFGVYLPPQVQAGPCPVLYFLSGLTCTEQNFIQKSGVQRYAAEHGLVIVSPDTSPRGDGVPDAEGDDIGLSASFYVDATQAPWSAQYRMHAYVVQELPALVEQHFPVTDARSIAGHSMGGHGALICALRHPGRYRSVSALAPICSASRGWGRKAFPAYLGDDPDAWREWDACDLLRGSHDRLSLLVDQGDADPFLAERLQPDLLQKACTAGGHTLDLHLRPGYDHGFYFVASFIGDHVAYHASALKA, via the coding sequence ATGCGGCGCCTGGAATCGCACGCGTGCTTCGGCGGCACGCAGGAAGTGTGGGCGCACGATGCGACGTCGACGGCGTGCGAGATGCGCTTCGGCGTGTACTTGCCGCCGCAGGTGCAGGCCGGTCCGTGCCCCGTGCTGTATTTCCTCTCGGGCCTGACGTGCACCGAGCAGAACTTCATCCAGAAGTCCGGCGTGCAGCGTTACGCAGCGGAGCACGGCCTCGTGATCGTCTCGCCGGACACCAGCCCGCGCGGCGACGGCGTGCCCGATGCCGAAGGCGATGACATCGGCCTGAGCGCAAGCTTCTACGTTGATGCCACGCAGGCGCCGTGGTCCGCGCAATACCGCATGCACGCGTACGTGGTGCAGGAACTGCCCGCGCTGGTCGAACAGCACTTCCCCGTCACCGATGCGCGCAGCATCGCGGGCCATTCGATGGGCGGCCACGGCGCGTTGATCTGCGCGCTGCGTCATCCCGGCCGCTATCGCAGCGTCTCCGCGCTCGCGCCGATCTGTTCGGCGTCGCGCGGCTGGGGGCGCAAGGCGTTCCCCGCGTATCTCGGCGACGACCCGGACGCGTGGCGCGAATGGGATGCCTGCGATCTGTTGCGCGGATCGCACGACCGGCTCTCGCTGCTCGTCGACCAGGGCGACGCCGATCCATTCCTCGCCGAACGCCTGCAACCGGACCTGTTGCAGAAAGCCTGCACCGCCGGCGGCCACACGCTCGACCTGCACCTGCGCCCCGGTTACGACCACGGGTTCTACTTCGTCGCCTCCTTCATCGGCGACCACGTCGCGTATCACGCGAGTGCGTTGAAGGCGTAA
- a CDS encoding reprolysin-like metallopeptidase, producing the protein MRHPFRFIAPLLLLAGAHTAHAANTTTTGEQSTVVLLVNYSDSPTQPYTKTTAHSLVFGQASDFYWEASYHRMFLSGDTFGWFTVPVSKASCDTALVAQEADKAAAAAGIDLSKYAHRVYLAPKNACTGTGYNAGMALPTRTWIFADAMTARLVAHEMGHNFGLSHSQALECGNVAYGDTCTIKSYGDAADTMGSGSTPHFNALQKLQLGWLGATGAPPVTTVAASGRYRIERLEDGTGTKALKVARGLDALTGEMTYYTLEYRQPVGFDAVLGTTGNLTKGVLLHLGGVNQYSVLLDATPGSAAAQFDDINDSALAVGRTYRDDAKGIAFTVVAADTTGATIDVTVPAAAPPPTQPPPTDTTGGTTGGSTKPPKGRK; encoded by the coding sequence ATGCGACATCCGTTCCGCTTCATCGCGCCGCTGCTCCTGCTGGCCGGCGCGCACACCGCGCACGCCGCCAACACCACGACCACCGGCGAACAGTCCACCGTCGTCCTGCTGGTGAACTACAGCGACAGCCCCACGCAGCCCTATACGAAGACCACCGCGCATTCGCTGGTCTTCGGCCAGGCGAGCGACTTCTACTGGGAAGCCTCGTACCACCGCATGTTCCTGTCCGGCGACACGTTCGGCTGGTTCACCGTGCCCGTGTCGAAGGCCTCGTGCGACACCGCGCTGGTCGCGCAGGAAGCCGACAAGGCCGCGGCCGCCGCGGGCATCGACCTGTCGAAGTACGCGCATCGCGTGTACCTCGCGCCGAAGAACGCGTGCACCGGCACGGGCTACAACGCCGGCATGGCGTTGCCCACGCGCACGTGGATCTTCGCCGACGCGATGACCGCACGCCTGGTCGCGCACGAGATGGGCCACAACTTCGGCCTGTCGCATTCGCAGGCGCTGGAATGCGGCAACGTGGCGTACGGCGACACCTGCACGATCAAGAGCTACGGCGACGCCGCCGACACGATGGGCAGCGGTAGCACGCCGCACTTCAACGCATTGCAGAAGTTGCAGCTCGGCTGGCTGGGCGCGACGGGCGCGCCGCCGGTGACCACCGTCGCCGCGTCGGGCCGCTATCGCATCGAACGCCTCGAAGACGGCACGGGCACGAAGGCCTTGAAGGTCGCGCGCGGCCTCGATGCGCTCACCGGCGAGATGACGTACTACACGCTGGAATACCGCCAGCCCGTCGGCTTCGACGCGGTGCTCGGCACCACCGGCAACCTCACGAAGGGCGTGCTGCTGCACCTGGGCGGCGTGAACCAGTACAGCGTGCTGCTCGACGCCACGCCCGGCAGCGCGGCCGCGCAGTTCGACGACATCAACGACAGCGCGCTCGCCGTGGGCCGCACGTATCGCGACGACGCGAAGGGCATCGCCTTCACCGTCGTTGCCGCCGACACGACTGGTGCGACGATCGACGTCACCGTGCCCGCCGCGGCGCCGCCGCCGACGCAACCGCCGCCGACCGACACCACGGGCGGCACCACCGGTGGCAGCACCAAGCCGCCGAAGGGTCGCAAGTAA
- a CDS encoding ATP-binding protein — MKTPTLLSWSGGKDAAWTLATLRNDPAREVVGLVTTVTSGYERVAMHGIRRALLHAQADAAGLPVIEATIPPQCDNATYEAAFAAALDDARLRWPGITDIAFGDLFLEDVKAWREALCAKLGWKPVFPLFGGDTATLAQQMLDGGLQAVLCCVDTQQLDASFSGRAFDAALLRDLPASCDPCGERGEFHTLVHAGPMFARPLTIERGEAVLRDERFAYVDFHERDAREPR, encoded by the coding sequence ATGAAAACGCCGACCCTGCTGTCCTGGAGCGGTGGCAAGGATGCTGCATGGACCCTCGCCACCTTGCGCAACGATCCCGCGCGCGAGGTCGTCGGCCTCGTCACCACGGTCACCTCCGGCTACGAGCGCGTCGCGATGCACGGCATCCGGCGCGCGTTGCTGCACGCGCAGGCCGACGCCGCGGGCCTGCCGGTGATCGAGGCCACGATCCCGCCGCAATGCGACAACGCGACGTACGAGGCCGCATTCGCGGCGGCGCTGGACGACGCGCGCCTGCGCTGGCCCGGCATCACCGACATCGCATTCGGCGATCTGTTCCTCGAAGACGTGAAGGCGTGGCGTGAGGCGCTGTGCGCGAAATTGGGCTGGAAACCCGTGTTTCCCCTGTTCGGGGGAGACACCGCCACGTTGGCGCAGCAGATGCTCGATGGCGGATTGCAGGCCGTGCTGTGTTGCGTGGACACGCAACAACTGGATGCATCCTTCAGCGGACGCGCCTTCGACGCGGCGCTGTTGCGCGATCTGCCGGCCAGCTGCGATCCCTGCGGCGAGCGCGGCGAATTCCACACGCTCGTGCATGCCGGCCCGATGTTCGCGCGGCCCCTCACGATCGAACGCGGGGAAGCGGTGCTGCGCGACGAACGGTTCGCCTACGTCGACTTCCACGAACGCGACGCACGCGAGCCTCGCTGA
- a CDS encoding helix-turn-helix transcriptional regulator, whose product MAAMPVLVIGLDAAWRQRMQRLLAMRNELDWLGAYAPAEPRATRREQAALLLLDGDDPQVDRARRKPQLPAPRRLYFYRSPNIAALHHCIETQAHACLDKHDSPDTVLRAIQAAESGLFVVAPALLLEALHDGTDVPAPAALPEPPLHGSAGSLPGDWSTLTVRQREIVGWAARGMSNKQIARQLGISPETVKTHLHHVFEREGVHGRMALLAAHLGDEKH is encoded by the coding sequence ATGGCTGCGATGCCCGTGCTCGTGATCGGTCTGGACGCCGCCTGGCGCCAGCGCATGCAACGCTTGCTCGCGATGCGGAACGAACTGGATTGGCTGGGCGCCTACGCGCCCGCCGAACCGCGCGCGACACGTCGCGAGCAGGCCGCGTTGCTGTTGCTCGATGGCGACGATCCGCAGGTGGATCGGGCGCGCCGCAAGCCGCAACTGCCCGCGCCGCGGCGCCTGTACTTCTATCGCAGCCCCAACATCGCGGCCTTGCACCACTGCATCGAGACGCAGGCGCACGCGTGCCTGGACAAGCACGATTCGCCCGACACGGTGCTGCGTGCGATCCAGGCCGCGGAGTCGGGTTTGTTCGTGGTCGCGCCCGCGTTGTTGCTGGAAGCGCTGCACGACGGCACCGACGTGCCGGCGCCGGCCGCGCTGCCGGAGCCGCCGCTGCACGGATCAGCGGGATCGTTGCCCGGCGACTGGTCCACGCTGACGGTGCGCCAGCGCGAGATCGTGGGCTGGGCCGCGCGCGGCATGAGCAACAAGCAGATCGCGCGGCAACTCGGCATCAGCCCGGAAACGGTGAAGACGCACCTGCACCACGTGTTCGAACGCGAAGGGGTGCATGGGCGGATGGCGTTGCTCGCCGCGCACCTGGGCGACGAGAAGCATTGA
- a CDS encoding DegV family protein: MRIGLVVDSACDLPGDYLRRNGFTILPISVRIGDEVREDQRDDKVTLDFLHSHVTERGAEAETMPFTVEQITELFLRKLVIDYDYVFCMTITRTRSPIYDNALQASYAILNEYRPIRAAAGHDTPFALRVIDTQTLFAAQGITAVEAVRLIEAGEGAPKIRARLENLALHTYGYMIPRDLHYLRARARTKGDRSVSIVSAVLGTALDIKPVLRGYRGETAPIGKVKGFENGAQRLFAHTADRVRKGLMTPTVCLSYGGDLDEMRALPGYDDLRVTCQSYNVELFESVMSLTGMVNVGKGALVVGFASEPHSFAG, from the coding sequence ATGCGTATCGGACTGGTGGTGGATTCGGCCTGCGACCTGCCCGGCGACTACCTGCGCCGCAACGGGTTCACGATCCTGCCCATCTCGGTGCGCATCGGCGACGAGGTTCGCGAGGACCAGCGCGACGACAAGGTCACGCTCGACTTCCTGCATTCGCACGTCACCGAGCGCGGCGCCGAAGCGGAGACCATGCCCTTCACCGTCGAGCAGATCACCGAGTTGTTCCTGCGCAAGCTGGTGATCGACTACGACTACGTGTTCTGCATGACGATCACGCGCACGCGCAGCCCGATCTACGACAACGCGCTGCAGGCCAGCTACGCGATCCTCAACGAATACCGCCCCATCCGCGCCGCGGCCGGCCACGACACGCCGTTCGCGCTGCGCGTGATCGATACGCAGACGTTGTTCGCCGCGCAGGGCATCACCGCGGTGGAAGCGGTGCGCCTGATCGAAGCGGGCGAAGGCGCGCCGAAGATCCGCGCGCGCCTGGAAAACCTCGCGCTGCACACCTACGGCTACATGATCCCGCGCGACCTGCATTACCTCCGCGCGCGCGCCCGCACCAAGGGCGACCGCAGCGTGTCGATCGTCAGCGCGGTGCTCGGCACGGCGCTCGACATCAAGCCCGTGCTGCGCGGCTATCGCGGCGAGACGGCGCCGATCGGCAAGGTCAAGGGCTTCGAGAACGGGGCGCAGCGCCTGTTCGCCCACACCGCCGATCGCGTGCGCAAGGGCCTGATGACGCCCACCGTTTGCCTGAGCTACGGCGGCGACCTGGACGAAATGCGCGCCCTGCCCGGCTACGACGACCTGCGCGTGACCTGCCAGAGCTACAACGTCGAACTGTTCGAAAGCGTCATGAGCCTCACGGGCATGGTCAACGTGGGCAAGGGCGCGCTGGTGGTGGGCTTCGCCTCCGAGCCGCATTCCTTCGCCGGCTGA
- a CDS encoding 2-hydroxychromene-2-carboxylate isomerase — MDARTPLRWYFDFLSPFSYLHWQKVKALRATHAIEPVPVLFGVILDAHGQKGPAEIPGKREFTYRHVLWQARQEGVPLVFPPRHPFNPLGALRACIAAGSTFEAVDAIFDWIWRDGRAVDSPEAIAPLLARLGVDADALGSAPVKEALRANTEAAVAAGVFGVPTLQVGGQLFWGNDAHPFALAALQDAGVLDDPEMQRVSALPVGISRRP, encoded by the coding sequence ATGGACGCGCGCACGCCGCTGCGCTGGTACTTCGATTTCCTGTCGCCGTTCTCGTACCTGCACTGGCAGAAGGTCAAGGCGCTGCGCGCGACGCACGCGATCGAACCGGTGCCCGTGCTGTTCGGCGTGATCCTGGACGCGCACGGGCAGAAGGGCCCGGCGGAGATCCCGGGCAAGCGCGAGTTCACCTACCGGCACGTGCTGTGGCAGGCGCGCCAGGAAGGGGTGCCGCTGGTGTTCCCGCCGCGGCATCCGTTCAACCCGCTCGGTGCGTTGCGCGCGTGCATCGCAGCGGGCAGCACGTTCGAAGCGGTCGACGCGATCTTCGACTGGATCTGGCGCGACGGCCGCGCGGTGGATTCCCCCGAGGCGATCGCGCCCTTGCTCGCACGCCTGGGCGTGGACGCCGACGCGCTGGGCAGTGCGCCGGTCAAGGAAGCCCTGCGCGCAAACACCGAGGCCGCGGTGGCCGCCGGCGTGTTCGGCGTGCCGACCTTGCAGGTGGGCGGGCAGTTGTTCTGGGGCAACGACGCGCACCCGTTCGCGCTTGCTGCACTGCAAGATGCCGGCGTGCTCGACGACCCGGAAATGCAGCGCGTCTCCGCCCTGCCGGTCGGCATTTCACGCCGGCCCTGA
- a CDS encoding DUF1761 domain-containing protein: protein MAALNWLAIFAAAVSAFVLGGLWYGPLFKNAWCREAGVDPTAPRKRHPASVFGIAFLASLVAATGFAFYVGPDPEPVNAVHAGLMIGFFWVAMSFGINYSFAGRSLKLWLIDSGYHLLQFALYGVILGLFA from the coding sequence ATGGCTGCATTGAACTGGCTTGCGATCTTCGCCGCGGCCGTGTCCGCGTTCGTGCTCGGTGGCCTGTGGTACGGCCCGTTGTTCAAGAACGCCTGGTGCCGCGAAGCCGGCGTGGATCCGACGGCGCCGCGCAAGCGCCATCCGGCGAGCGTGTTCGGCATCGCCTTCCTTGCCTCGCTGGTCGCCGCGACCGGGTTCGCGTTCTACGTCGGCCCCGATCCGGAACCCGTCAACGCCGTGCACGCGGGCCTGATGATCGGCTTCTTCTGGGTGGCGATGAGTTTCGGCATCAACTATTCCTTCGCCGGGCGCAGCCTGAAGCTGTGGCTGATCGATTCGGGCTACCACCTGCTGCAGTTCGCGCTCTACGGCGTGATCCTGGGGCTGTTCGCCTGA
- a CDS encoding amidohydrolase family protein has product MSRSILKGLVVACALALSGHALAQDLLIRNATVHTATAKGTLKGTDVLVRNGRISAVGSNLAAGNATVVEANGRELTPALFGGITDIGLEEVSGEESTVDSQQSLGEGAHDMAVRPEFDVTLAYNPASVLIPVARVEGIGWTTLAANSGSGGSIIGGQGGVVRLDGSIDPVGPRVLFVSLGSGAAGLTGKSRAAQWMILDQLVSEARGRMASDSKFALLTPMGRTALAKFLDRRGLMVVGVHRASDIHQLLKWAKRNNVRIAVSGGAEAWKVADELAAAKVPVFLDSLADLPADFDQIGSTLENAARLRAAGVDVAIQSAGSHHARKVRQMAGIAVANGLPWEDGLAALTRVPAETFGVANDFGTIAVGKRADLVLWSGDPLEVSTVAEQVWLGGAMIPMRSRQTDLRDRYLHPDNGLPRSYPVGAQ; this is encoded by the coding sequence ATGAGCCGTTCGATCCTCAAGGGACTCGTCGTCGCCTGCGCGCTGGCGTTGTCGGGCCACGCCCTCGCGCAGGACCTGCTGATCCGCAACGCCACCGTGCACACCGCAACCGCGAAGGGCACGTTGAAGGGCACCGATGTGCTCGTGCGCAACGGGCGCATCAGTGCGGTCGGGTCAAACCTCGCCGCGGGCAACGCCACCGTCGTCGAAGCGAATGGCCGCGAACTCACGCCGGCGTTGTTCGGCGGCATCACCGACATCGGGCTGGAAGAAGTCTCGGGCGAAGAGTCGACCGTCGACAGCCAGCAATCGCTGGGCGAAGGCGCGCACGACATGGCGGTGCGCCCGGAGTTCGATGTGACGCTGGCCTACAACCCCGCGTCGGTGCTGATCCCGGTCGCGCGCGTCGAAGGCATCGGCTGGACCACGCTGGCCGCCAACTCGGGCAGCGGCGGTTCGATCATCGGCGGCCAGGGCGGCGTGGTGCGACTGGACGGCAGCATCGATCCCGTCGGCCCGCGCGTGTTGTTCGTCTCGCTCGGTTCCGGTGCGGCGGGCCTGACCGGCAAGTCGCGCGCGGCGCAGTGGATGATCCTCGACCAGCTGGTGTCCGAGGCGCGCGGGCGCATGGCGTCGGATTCGAAGTTCGCGCTGCTCACGCCGATGGGTCGCACCGCGCTGGCGAAGTTCCTCGATCGCCGCGGCTTGATGGTGGTCGGCGTGCATCGCGCGTCCGACATCCACCAGCTGCTGAAGTGGGCGAAGCGCAACAACGTGCGCATCGCGGTGTCGGGTGGTGCGGAAGCGTGGAAGGTGGCGGACGAACTGGCGGCGGCGAAGGTGCCGGTGTTCCTCGACAGCCTCGCGGACCTCCCGGCCGACTTCGACCAGATCGGTTCGACGCTCGAGAACGCCGCGCGCCTGCGTGCGGCCGGCGTGGACGTCGCGATCCAGAGCGCGGGCTCGCACCACGCGCGCAAGGTGCGGCAGATGGCCGGCATCGCGGTCGCCAACGGCTTGCCGTGGGAAGACGGGCTGGCGGCGCTGACGCGCGTGCCGGCGGAGACCTTCGGCGTCGCCAACGACTTCGGCACCATCGCGGTCGGCAAGCGGGCGGACCTCGTGTTGTGGAGCGGCGATCCGCTGGAGGTCAGCACGGTGGCCGAACAGGTGTGGCTGGGCGGCGCGATGATCCCCATGCGTTCGCGCCAGACCGACCTGCGCGATCGCTACCTGCATCCGGACAACGGCCTGCCGCGTTCGTATCCCGTCGGCGCGCAGTGA
- a CDS encoding amidohydrolase, whose amino-acid sequence MTKPLTAVIAAAVLLAGCAAPGNVKEAGPSASASTKPSWLDDPYPSTYQRVASPPVLITGATVLTGTGTRIENADVLMQDGRIVAVGTGLQAPAGATHVDGKGKWVTPGIIDIHSHLGVYASPGVNATSDGNEATGPVTPNVWAEHSIWPQDPGFDTARAGGITSLQILPGSANLIGGRGVTLKNVPSTTYQGMKFPGAPWGLKMACGENPKRVYGQKGGPATRMANVAGYRAAFIEAAEYMKKHKPKDGKDGKKDDDEKRDLKNDTLAGAINGDIRVHIHCYRADEMATMLDLAKEFGFHISAFHHAVEAYKIADKLGAAGTCGAMWADWWGFKMEAFDGIQENIALVDRAPGGCAIVHSDSEEGIQRLNQEAAKVMAHAAQVGIVITPEHAMQWLSQNPAKAMGILDQTGTLEAGKMGDVVVWNGNPFSVYAKAEQVYVDGARVYDRNDPMRQPKSDFMLGQDQVRGGVR is encoded by the coding sequence ATGACCAAGCCACTGACCGCAGTCATTGCGGCCGCCGTACTGCTCGCCGGCTGCGCCGCGCCGGGCAACGTGAAGGAGGCGGGTCCGTCCGCGTCCGCGTCGACCAAGCCGAGCTGGCTCGACGATCCCTATCCCAGCACCTACCAGCGCGTGGCCTCGCCGCCCGTGCTGATCACCGGCGCCACCGTGCTCACCGGCACCGGCACGCGCATCGAGAATGCCGACGTGCTGATGCAGGACGGGCGCATCGTCGCGGTGGGCACCGGCCTGCAGGCGCCCGCCGGCGCGACGCACGTGGATGGCAAGGGCAAGTGGGTCACGCCCGGCATCATCGACATCCACTCGCACCTGGGCGTGTATGCCAGCCCCGGCGTCAACGCGACCAGCGACGGCAACGAAGCCACCGGCCCGGTCACGCCCAACGTGTGGGCCGAGCATTCGATCTGGCCGCAGGACCCGGGCTTCGACACCGCGCGCGCGGGCGGCATCACCAGCCTGCAGATCCTGCCGGGCTCGGCCAACCTCATCGGTGGCCGCGGCGTCACGCTGAAGAACGTGCCGTCCACCACCTACCAGGGCATGAAATTCCCGGGCGCGCCGTGGGGCCTGAAGATGGCCTGCGGCGAAAACCCCAAGCGCGTGTACGGCCAGAAAGGCGGGCCCGCGACGCGCATGGCGAACGTCGCCGGTTACCGCGCCGCGTTCATCGAAGCCGCCGAATACATGAAGAAGCACAAGCCGAAGGACGGCAAGGACGGCAAGAAGGACGACGACGAGAAGCGCGATCTCAAGAACGACACCCTCGCCGGCGCGATCAACGGCGACATCCGCGTGCACATCCACTGCTACCGCGCGGACGAGATGGCCACGATGCTGGATCTGGCGAAGGAATTCGGCTTCCACATCAGCGCGTTCCACCACGCGGTGGAGGCCTACAAGATCGCCGACAAGCTCGGCGCGGCCGGCACGTGCGGCGCGATGTGGGCCGACTGGTGGGGCTTCAAGATGGAAGCCTTCGACGGCATCCAGGAAAACATCGCGCTGGTGGACCGCGCGCCGGGCGGCTGCGCGATCGTGCATTCGGATTCGGAGGAAGGCATCCAGCGCCTCAACCAGGAAGCGGCGAAGGTGATGGCGCACGCCGCGCAGGTCGGCATCGTGATCACGCCGGAGCATGCGATGCAGTGGCTCTCGCAGAATCCCGCGAAGGCGATGGGCATCCTCGACCAGACCGGCACGCTGGAGGCCGGCAAGATGGGCGACGTGGTGGTGTGGAACGGCAATCCCTTCAGCGTGTACGCGAAGGCCGAGCAGGTGTACGTGGACGGTGCGCGCGTGTACGACCGCAACGATCCGATGCGCCAGCCGAAGTCGGACTTCATGCTCGGGCAGGACCAGGTGCGCGGAGGTGTGCGATGA
- a CDS encoding AMP nucleosidase, with protein sequence MKEKTQIVDNWLPRYTGVPLDGFGDHVLLTNFGGYLGHFARLTGAQIVGLDRPMPSATADGITMINFGMGSPNAATMMDLLSAIMPKSVLFLGKCGGLKRKNQLGDLVLPIAAIRGEGTSNDYLLPEVPALPAFALQRAVSTMIRDLGHDYWTGTVYTTNRRVWEHDEAFKERLRAMRCMAIDMETATVFAAGFANRIPVGALLLVSDQPMIPEGVKTEASDAKVSGEFVERHIQIGIEALRLIRRHGKSVRHLRFDE encoded by the coding sequence ATGAAGGAAAAGACCCAGATCGTCGACAACTGGCTGCCGCGCTACACGGGCGTGCCGCTGGACGGCTTCGGCGACCACGTGCTGCTCACCAACTTCGGTGGCTACCTCGGCCATTTCGCGCGCCTGACGGGTGCGCAGATCGTCGGCCTGGACCGCCCGATGCCCAGCGCCACGGCCGACGGCATCACGATGATCAACTTCGGCATGGGCAGCCCCAACGCCGCGACGATGATGGACCTGCTGTCGGCGATCATGCCGAAGTCGGTGCTCTTCCTCGGCAAGTGCGGCGGGCTCAAGCGCAAGAACCAGCTCGGCGATCTCGTGTTGCCGATCGCGGCGATCCGCGGCGAGGGTACGTCCAACGATTACCTGCTGCCCGAAGTCCCGGCGTTGCCCGCGTTCGCCCTGCAGCGCGCGGTGTCCACGATGATCCGCGACCTCGGCCACGACTACTGGACCGGCACGGTCTACACCACCAACCGCCGCGTCTGGGAGCACGACGAAGCCTTCAAGGAACGCCTGCGCGCGATGCGCTGCATGGCGATCGACATGGAAACCGCCACGGTGTTCGCCGCCGGCTTCGCCAACCGCATTCCCGTGGGCGCGTTGCTGCTGGTGAGCGACCAGCCGATGATCCCGGAAGGCGTGAAGACCGAAGCGTCGGATGCGAAGGTGAGCGGCGAGTTCGTCGAACGCCACATCCAGATCGGCATCGAAGCGTTGCGCCTCATCCGCCGCCACGGCAAGTCCGTGCGCCACCTCCGCTTCGACGAGTAG
- a CDS encoding DUF924 family protein, which translates to MLGAHDIVDFWRDAGPKKWFGGGAAFDRECEAKMYDAHFAAALRALDSWMDNAEGALALQILLDQVPRNIFRGTAHCYATDPLARDFARQAIHAGYDMQTDADMRLFFYLPFEHSEDLDDQEYSLQLHGALPAPNGDMWAKKHYEVIRRFGRFPHRNHALGRSSTAAELKYLDDGGGF; encoded by the coding sequence ATGCTTGGTGCACACGACATCGTCGACTTCTGGCGCGATGCCGGCCCGAAGAAATGGTTCGGCGGCGGCGCCGCGTTCGACCGCGAGTGCGAAGCGAAGATGTACGACGCGCATTTCGCCGCCGCGTTGCGCGCGCTGGATTCGTGGATGGACAACGCCGAAGGCGCGCTCGCGCTGCAGATCCTGCTCGACCAGGTGCCGCGCAACATCTTCCGCGGCACCGCGCATTGCTATGCCACCGATCCGCTGGCGCGCGACTTCGCGCGCCAGGCGATCCACGCCGGCTACGACATGCAGACGGACGCCGACATGCGCCTGTTCTTCTACCTGCCGTTCGAACACAGCGAAGACCTGGACGACCAGGAGTACTCGCTGCAGCTGCACGGCGCGCTGCCCGCCCCCAATGGCGACATGTGGGCGAAGAAGCATTACGAAGTGATCCGCCGCTTCGGGCGCTTCCCGCACCGGAACCATGCGCTGGGGCGGTCGAGCACGGCGGCGGAGCTGAAGTACCTGGACGACGGCGGCGGTTTCTGA